A genomic segment from uncultured Alistipes sp. encodes:
- a CDS encoding sigma-54 dependent transcriptional regulator, which produces MERILIVDDDITFALMLRTWLSKRGFDVETASTVAAARTALGGGGFSLVLSDMRLPDQDGIALLQWMSGAGIETPVIVMTSYAEIQNAVRCMKLGARDYVAKPVNPDELLKKIREALEKPVEAPVEAKNARRGAAKAAPAPAPLDYIEGRSDASRRLYEYIRLVAPTNMSVLVNGASGTGKEHVAQLIHRNSKRAGKPFVAVDCGAIPRELAASEFFGHVKGSFTGAVGDKKGAFEAADGGTLFLDEVGNLTYETQVQLLRALQERRIRPVGGNREIPVDIRLVAATNEDLEAAIARGTFRADLYHRINSFSLRVPSLRERREDIPLFADFFLDQANRELDKRIVGFEAKAVKALAGYEWPGNLRQLKNTVMSATLLAAGEYITLGDLPHEITEPSASGTSFSLHDPVSEEEQIRRALAAAGGNKSQAAKLLGIDRKTLYNKMHLYGIE; this is translated from the coding sequence ATGGAACGGATTCTGATTGTAGACGATGATATTACGTTTGCGCTGATGCTGCGCACGTGGCTCTCGAAACGCGGCTTCGACGTGGAGACCGCGTCGACGGTCGCAGCTGCACGCACGGCCCTCGGCGGCGGCGGTTTTTCGTTGGTGTTGAGTGATATGCGCCTGCCCGACCAGGACGGGATCGCCCTGCTGCAGTGGATGTCGGGTGCGGGGATCGAAACCCCGGTGATCGTTATGACGAGCTATGCCGAGATTCAGAACGCGGTGCGCTGCATGAAACTCGGGGCCCGTGACTACGTGGCCAAGCCGGTGAATCCCGACGAACTGCTCAAAAAGATCCGCGAAGCGCTGGAGAAGCCCGTTGAGGCCCCTGTGGAGGCGAAAAACGCCCGGCGGGGCGCGGCGAAGGCGGCCCCGGCCCCCGCGCCGCTCGACTATATCGAAGGGCGGAGCGATGCCTCGCGCCGACTCTACGAATACATTCGACTGGTGGCTCCGACCAACATGTCGGTCCTGGTAAACGGGGCCAGCGGAACGGGCAAGGAGCATGTGGCGCAACTCATCCACCGGAACAGCAAACGGGCCGGAAAACCCTTTGTGGCGGTCGATTGCGGGGCCATTCCGCGCGAGCTGGCGGCTTCGGAGTTCTTCGGCCACGTCAAGGGTTCGTTCACCGGGGCGGTGGGCGACAAGAAGGGGGCTTTCGAGGCCGCCGACGGTGGAACGCTCTTTCTGGACGAGGTGGGCAACCTCACCTATGAAACCCAGGTCCAGTTGCTGCGGGCCCTGCAGGAGCGGCGGATCCGTCCCGTGGGCGGGAACCGCGAAATCCCGGTCGATATTCGCCTGGTGGCCGCCACGAACGAGGACCTCGAAGCCGCCATTGCCCGGGGGACCTTCCGGGCCGACCTCTACCATCGGATCAACTCCTTCTCGCTGCGGGTCCCCAGCCTGCGGGAACGGCGTGAGGACATTCCGCTCTTCGCCGACTTCTTCCTCGACCAGGCCAATCGGGAACTCGACAAACGGATCGTCGGGTTCGAGGCGAAGGCCGTCAAGGCGCTTGCGGGATACGAGTGGCCGGGGAATCTGCGGCAATTGAAGAATACGGTGATGTCGGCGACCCTGCTCGCCGCGGGGGAGTACATTACGCTCGGGGACCTTCCGCACGAAATCACCGAACCCTCGGCGTCCGGAACGTCGTTCTCGCTGCACGACCCCGTGTCGGAGGAGGAGCAGATCCGCCGGGCCCTGGCCGCTGCCGGGGGCAACAAGTCGCAGGCCGCCAAACTCCTCGGCATCGACCGCAAGACGCTCTACAACAAAATGCACCTCTACGGCATCGAGTAA
- a CDS encoding RNA polymerase sigma-70 factor has translation MIEHLAYEHYYRRLFETYYGSLVNFACRYAHDPEEAEDIVQNIFVAMWNGRVHFENELKMRNYLYRATIHGVYNVKRHRRVCESGMAVLSQHQAQDDNLLQDAIQEHELWCRVVEAVDELPERCREICRMTLAGKKPSQIAEELGLSVETVKKQKKIAIQKLKDRFGIWVLLLFS, from the coding sequence GTGATCGAACACCTCGCATACGAACACTATTACCGCCGCCTCTTCGAAACCTATTACGGTTCGTTGGTCAATTTCGCATGCCGCTACGCGCACGATCCGGAAGAGGCCGAGGATATTGTACAGAACATCTTCGTGGCGATGTGGAACGGCCGGGTGCATTTCGAGAACGAGTTGAAAATGCGCAACTACCTCTACCGCGCCACGATCCACGGCGTCTACAACGTCAAACGCCACCGCCGGGTCTGCGAAAGCGGCATGGCGGTGCTCTCGCAGCACCAGGCGCAGGATGACAACCTGTTACAGGATGCCATCCAGGAGCATGAGCTCTGGTGCCGGGTGGTCGAGGCGGTAGACGAACTCCCGGAACGCTGCCGGGAGATCTGCCGCATGACGCTGGCCGGGAAAAAGCCCTCGCAGATTGCCGAAGAACTCGGACTTTCGGTCGAAACGGTCAAAAAACAGAAAAAGATTGCGATCCAGAAACTCAAGGATCGGTTCGGGATATGGGTCCTGCTGTTATTTTCCTGA
- a CDS encoding FecR domain-containing protein, translating into MKDYDDISDLIVRFLNGDADRRQIERLEQWLDASERNRNIFHRLCRDLESGHRYVRVDTQRALRIVERRNARNRLSRRIRYAAAAAVLLFVAGAGFLLLRENSAPEPLRDWSEVAAEVVLTLPDGSSRAIEGVFAADTLGVSRDSSGLLRVGTSEPIREAEPEYCEITVGTGPEQTLEFSDGTRVWLGNYSRLRFPLCFESDHRRVEASGEIYFDVAPDPDRPFVVAFENASIRVLGTEFLIQQQQGRSVATLVEGEVSFTTAAGQSVVMHPGNQAETAGAEIELREVDTRLYTALRDGFLLFDRMTLGEIARRLETRYECRIRFGNETAAQEIISARIQRYPTLRPILDLLAKVGHFRYKEEGGEIVIE; encoded by the coding sequence ATGAAAGATTACGACGACATTTCCGATCTCATCGTCCGCTTCCTGAACGGCGATGCGGATCGCCGGCAGATCGAACGCCTGGAGCAGTGGCTCGATGCCTCGGAACGAAACAGGAATATTTTCCATCGGTTGTGCCGTGACCTGGAATCCGGACACCGCTACGTGCGGGTGGATACGCAGCGCGCCCTGCGGATCGTCGAACGGCGGAATGCCCGCAACCGGCTGTCGCGGCGGATCCGCTATGCGGCGGCCGCGGCCGTCCTGCTCTTCGTGGCGGGGGCCGGTTTTCTGCTGCTGCGGGAGAATTCCGCACCGGAACCCCTTCGGGACTGGTCCGAAGTGGCTGCCGAGGTGGTACTGACCCTTCCCGACGGTTCGAGCCGTGCCATCGAGGGTGTCTTTGCCGCCGATACGCTCGGCGTGAGCCGCGACAGTTCCGGACTGCTGCGGGTCGGGACTTCGGAACCCATCCGGGAGGCGGAACCCGAATACTGCGAAATCACCGTCGGAACCGGACCCGAACAGACCCTCGAATTCAGCGACGGAACCCGCGTCTGGCTCGGCAACTACTCGCGGTTGCGCTTCCCGCTCTGTTTCGAGAGCGACCATCGTCGGGTCGAAGCCTCGGGAGAGATCTATTTCGATGTGGCTCCCGATCCCGACAGACCCTTTGTCGTCGCTTTCGAAAACGCATCGATCCGGGTGCTCGGCACCGAATTCCTCATCCAGCAGCAGCAGGGACGCTCCGTGGCGACGCTCGTCGAGGGTGAGGTCTCCTTCACGACCGCTGCCGGGCAGTCGGTCGTCATGCACCCCGGCAACCAGGCCGAGACCGCCGGAGCGGAAATCGAACTCCGTGAGGTCGACACCCGACTCTATACGGCACTGCGCGACGGATTCCTGCTCTTCGACCGCATGACGCTGGGCGAAATCGCCCGGCGCCTCGAAACCCGTTACGAATGCCGGATCCGGTTCGGCAACGAGACGGCGGCGCAGGAGATCATCTCGGCCCGCATCCAACGCTATCCGACCTTGCGGCCCATTCTCGACCTGCTGGCCAAGGTCGGCCATTTCCGATATAAAGAGGAAGGAGGTGAGATCGTCATTGAATAG
- a CDS encoding SusC/RagA family TonB-linked outer membrane protein: MKKIYYNPFRKLRLLLTAGCLLLTTLVVAQDQPITLSMPASPLSKIFAELQQQSGLSFVYNAGEIARVPNRSVQVVNAPLSKVLDEVLRGTSLTYEFNDRHVVIVRAQTRSSAPSATPPLRPEERELTGTVCDEKGLPMAGVTIAIVGTDRGTTTDAQGAYRLGGVADGLTIVYSFVGYTPQRFLLHMETTHDVRLQPAAVDVENIVVTGIFTRKAESFTGSSVTVNRQELMSRGNQNLIQSLKNIDPSFNMIDNLSMGSDPNNLPTIEMRGSSSFPDLKGQYTQDPNQPLFILDGFETTLQKVLDLDMNRIESVTLLKDASAKAIYGSKAANGVVVIETVKLTAGEVRVNYTGSLSLEIPDLSSYNMCSAEEKLELERLLGFYDADQPQNDIDKKDLYYKNLEAVRSGVNTDWLAQPTRVGVGHKHSVRLEVGAEDLRAGFDFGYNDVQGVMKGSFRNTLSGGADVSYRWKKFLFRNLITLTGTKSEDSPYGSFSDYVALNPYWRIRDDNGNLLEELGYGPVTSSMVYNPMTDASNGTCYGSNYFDVTNNTYLEYQFNDRLKVVGRFSFTQQTTGTEEFLPASHSSFRNILASSTDEYLKRGSYTSGHGKYASVSGDLNLQYNQTWGRHALFANAGVNIEQNKSENYIYSAVGFPNAQMDNIIFAKQYAENSTPTGSESLNRAVGALFSGNYSYDNRYLADMTLRGNASSQFGANSRWGLFWSAGLGWNIHNEPFLRDVRWLRQLKIRGSVGTTGSQSFNSYQAQLLYNYYTDRNYQGMSGVYLEALANEDLKWQQKFDANIGFDMDLWGRLKLRFDYYRAVTKDFLTDINIPPSLGFTTYKANLGEILNQGIEFNLSANVFSRPEDRTSLIFFVNGTHNTNRIRRISNSLRSVNAEQDELSKTDNRPLVRFEEGESLSAIWAVRSLGIDPASGQEIFLTRDGQMTDTWDVADKVICGDTEDKMRGLFGFNLEYKGLSVAVSCSYRWGAQIYNTTLIDKVENAQMNGNVDRRAYYATWKQPGDHVLFRNVGDWQQPTLATSRFVQDYNRLDISSISIGYDFYRWKFLKKLRIERLQLFVNMNDVASFSSVKIERGTTYPFARTGSCTLIVNF; encoded by the coding sequence ATGAAAAAAATCTACTACAACCCATTCCGGAAGCTGCGCCTGCTCCTGACGGCCGGCTGTCTGCTGTTGACGACGCTCGTCGTGGCGCAGGATCAGCCCATCACGCTCAGTATGCCGGCCTCGCCTCTTTCGAAAATCTTCGCCGAACTGCAACAGCAGAGCGGTCTGTCGTTCGTCTACAATGCGGGCGAAATCGCCCGGGTCCCGAATCGTTCGGTGCAGGTCGTGAATGCTCCGTTGAGCAAGGTCCTCGACGAAGTGCTCCGCGGGACATCGCTGACCTACGAATTCAATGACCGTCATGTGGTCATTGTGCGGGCCCAGACCCGTTCTTCGGCGCCATCCGCTACCCCCCCCCTTCGCCCCGAGGAGCGCGAACTCACCGGTACGGTATGCGATGAAAAGGGCCTTCCGATGGCCGGTGTCACCATCGCCATCGTCGGGACCGATCGCGGTACGACCACCGATGCGCAGGGTGCCTACCGCCTTGGGGGCGTGGCCGACGGATTGACCATTGTCTACTCCTTCGTGGGTTACACCCCGCAGCGCTTCCTGCTCCATATGGAGACCACGCACGATGTCCGCCTTCAGCCTGCCGCCGTCGATGTCGAGAACATTGTCGTGACGGGTATCTTCACCCGCAAGGCCGAGAGCTTCACCGGTTCGTCGGTCACCGTTAACCGCCAGGAGCTGATGAGCCGCGGCAACCAGAACCTGATTCAGAGTCTGAAGAACATCGATCCGTCGTTCAACATGATCGACAACCTGTCGATGGGTTCCGACCCCAACAACCTCCCGACGATCGAGATGCGCGGTTCGTCGTCGTTCCCCGACCTGAAGGGGCAGTACACGCAGGATCCCAACCAGCCGCTGTTCATCCTCGACGGTTTCGAAACCACGCTCCAGAAGGTCCTCGACCTCGACATGAACCGTATCGAGAGCGTCACGCTGCTGAAGGACGCCTCGGCCAAGGCCATCTACGGTTCGAAGGCCGCCAACGGCGTGGTGGTCATCGAGACCGTGAAGCTGACGGCCGGGGAGGTCCGTGTGAACTACACCGGAAGCCTTTCGCTCGAAATCCCCGACCTGTCGAGCTACAACATGTGCAGTGCCGAGGAGAAACTCGAACTGGAGCGTCTGCTGGGCTTCTATGACGCGGATCAACCGCAGAATGACATCGACAAGAAGGACCTCTATTATAAGAACCTGGAGGCCGTGCGCAGCGGCGTGAATACCGACTGGCTCGCACAGCCCACGCGCGTCGGGGTCGGCCACAAGCACTCCGTGCGGCTGGAGGTGGGTGCCGAGGACCTGCGCGCCGGATTCGATTTCGGATACAACGACGTGCAGGGTGTAATGAAGGGCTCGTTCCGCAACACGCTCTCCGGAGGCGCCGATGTCAGCTACCGCTGGAAGAAGTTCCTCTTCCGCAACCTGATCACCCTCACGGGCACCAAGTCGGAGGATTCGCCCTACGGCTCCTTCTCGGACTACGTGGCGCTGAACCCCTACTGGCGCATCCGCGACGACAACGGCAACCTGCTCGAAGAGCTGGGCTACGGACCGGTTACCTCGTCGATGGTCTACAACCCGATGACCGACGCCTCGAACGGAACATGTTACGGCTCGAACTACTTCGACGTGACGAACAACACCTATCTCGAATACCAGTTCAATGACCGCCTGAAGGTCGTCGGGCGCTTCTCCTTCACGCAGCAGACTACCGGAACGGAGGAGTTCCTGCCCGCCTCGCACTCGTCGTTCCGGAATATCCTCGCCTCGTCGACCGACGAATACCTCAAACGCGGCTCCTACACCTCGGGGCACGGGAAGTACGCCTCGGTGAGCGGCGACCTGAACCTGCAGTACAACCAGACCTGGGGACGCCATGCGCTCTTTGCCAATGCCGGAGTGAACATCGAGCAGAACAAGAGTGAAAACTACATCTATTCGGCCGTGGGATTCCCCAATGCGCAGATGGACAACATCATATTCGCCAAGCAGTATGCCGAGAACAGCACGCCTACGGGCAGCGAGTCGCTCAACAGGGCCGTCGGTGCGCTCTTCTCGGGCAACTACTCCTACGACAACCGCTACCTGGCCGACATGACCCTGCGCGGGAATGCCTCCTCGCAGTTCGGGGCGAACAGCCGCTGGGGTCTCTTCTGGTCGGCGGGCCTGGGATGGAATATCCACAACGAACCCTTCCTGCGCGACGTGCGGTGGCTCCGGCAGCTCAAGATCCGCGGGTCGGTCGGTACGACGGGTTCGCAGTCCTTCAACTCCTACCAGGCACAGCTGCTCTACAACTACTACACCGACCGCAACTACCAGGGCATGTCGGGCGTCTACCTCGAAGCCCTGGCCAACGAGGACCTGAAGTGGCAGCAGAAGTTCGATGCCAACATCGGCTTCGACATGGACCTCTGGGGGCGTCTGAAACTGCGCTTCGACTACTACCGGGCCGTGACCAAGGACTTCCTGACCGATATCAACATCCCGCCCTCGCTCGGCTTTACGACCTACAAGGCCAATCTGGGCGAGATCCTCAACCAGGGTATCGAGTTCAACCTCAGCGCCAATGTCTTCTCGCGCCCCGAGGACCGCACCTCGCTCATTTTCTTCGTCAACGGTACGCACAATACCAACAGGATCCGCCGGATCTCCAACTCGCTGCGTTCGGTGAACGCCGAGCAGGACGAATTGTCGAAAACCGACAACCGCCCGCTGGTCCGCTTCGAGGAGGGTGAGTCGCTGAGTGCCATCTGGGCGGTCCGTTCGCTGGGGATCGATCCGGCGTCGGGCCAGGAGATCTTCCTGACGCGCGACGGGCAGATGACCGACACGTGGGACGTGGCCGACAAGGTCATCTGCGGCGATACCGAGGACAAGATGCGCGGTTTGTTCGGATTCAACCTCGAATACAAGGGTCTCTCCGTGGCGGTGTCGTGCAGCTACCGCTGGGGCGCCCAGATCTACAACACGACGCTCATCGACAAGGTCGAGAACGCCCAGATGAACGGCAATGTCGACCGACGGGCCTACTACGCCACCTGGAAGCAGCCGGGCGACCACGTGCTGTTCCGCAACGTCGGCGACTGGCAGCAGCCTACGCTGGCCACCTCGCGTTTCGTACAGGACTACAACCGGCTGGACATCTCCTCGATCTCGATCGGCTATGACTTCTACCGTTGGAAATTCCTCAAGAAACTCCGTATCGAGCGGCTGCAGCTCTTCGTGAACATGAACGACGTGGCTTCGTTTTCGAGCGTGAAGATTGAGCGCGGAACTACCTATCCGTTCGCCCGCACGGGCTCCTGCACCCTGATCGTTAATTTCTAA
- a CDS encoding RagB/SusD family nutrient uptake outer membrane protein — protein MKKAFSYAILLLATLLFAGCEEWLDVRLKSKVKSDDLLSSEQGFEDALVGVYSKLIGEELYGRQLTYGFFETLVGNYDLNASNSTVYADVAKGSLSATNVRSVTDGFWNGLYNAIANLNNILDQIDGHRNLFSGNRYALIKGEALGLRAFLHLELFKIFGDFSDLDAAAIPYVATLTKNPVPDSSGREVIARAIEDLEQAEALLRDADPVCEGTFSVEGDVFLGDRHLRMNYYAVRALQARALLWSGDKQTAYTAATQLIADCSETFPWIASENLSGTDERQCDYSFSTEHLFALNVFNLENLYENWLSENAVAVQVLSKGSYFFEQWYEAGNVGATDYRKLYITEKVTIGYSQNYIVKRFYQPEGYNSDYAARIPLFRLSELYYIAAECMVGTDNGEACSLLNTVRQHRGITVDLDAGSLDDAGVMSALRNEYLKEFWGEGHFYFLCKRHTWIPDGTMYRYLSYSLSSVFAIERPDLETEYNQ, from the coding sequence ATGAAAAAAGCATTTTCATACGCAATATTGCTGCTGGCAACCCTCCTGTTTGCGGGTTGCGAAGAGTGGCTCGACGTCCGCCTCAAGAGCAAGGTGAAATCCGATGATCTGCTCTCCTCGGAGCAGGGCTTCGAAGATGCGCTGGTGGGTGTCTACTCGAAACTCATCGGCGAAGAGCTCTACGGGCGCCAGTTGACCTACGGATTTTTCGAAACACTCGTGGGAAACTACGATTTGAACGCTTCGAACAGTACGGTCTATGCCGATGTGGCCAAGGGAAGCCTTTCCGCAACCAATGTCCGCAGCGTGACGGACGGATTCTGGAACGGCCTCTACAATGCGATCGCCAATCTGAATAACATCCTCGATCAGATCGACGGGCACCGGAACCTCTTTTCCGGAAACCGCTATGCCCTCATCAAGGGGGAAGCGCTCGGCCTGCGGGCCTTCCTGCACCTGGAGCTCTTCAAGATCTTCGGTGATTTTTCCGATCTCGACGCTGCGGCCATCCCCTATGTGGCGACGCTGACGAAGAATCCCGTTCCCGATTCGTCGGGCCGCGAGGTGATCGCCCGTGCCATCGAGGATCTGGAGCAGGCCGAGGCGTTGCTTCGTGATGCCGATCCGGTTTGCGAGGGGACCTTCTCGGTGGAGGGTGACGTCTTTCTCGGCGACCGCCATCTGCGCATGAACTATTATGCCGTGCGGGCTCTCCAGGCTCGGGCGCTGCTCTGGAGCGGCGACAAGCAGACGGCCTACACCGCCGCAACGCAGCTTATCGCCGACTGCTCGGAGACCTTCCCGTGGATCGCGTCGGAGAACCTCTCCGGCACCGACGAACGGCAGTGCGACTACTCCTTCTCGACCGAACATCTCTTTGCACTCAATGTTTTCAATCTGGAAAACCTCTATGAAAATTGGCTCTCGGAGAATGCCGTAGCCGTTCAGGTCCTGAGCAAGGGCAGCTACTTCTTTGAACAGTGGTACGAGGCCGGCAATGTCGGGGCTACGGACTACCGCAAACTGTACATTACCGAGAAGGTGACGATCGGGTATTCGCAGAACTACATCGTCAAGCGCTTCTACCAGCCCGAAGGATACAACAGCGACTATGCGGCCCGTATTCCGCTGTTCCGGCTTTCGGAGCTCTACTACATCGCCGCCGAATGCATGGTCGGAACCGATAACGGCGAAGCCTGCTCGCTGCTGAATACTGTCCGTCAGCACCGTGGCATTACGGTGGATCTCGATGCCGGGAGTCTCGACGATGCGGGGGTGATGAGCGCCCTGCGCAACGAATACCTCAAGGAGTTCTGGGGTGAGGGGCACTTCTACTTCCTCTGCAAACGCCACACCTGGATCCCAGACGGGACGATGTACCGTTATCTGTCATATTCGTTGTCCAGTGTCTTTGCCATCGAGCGGCCCGATCTGGAGACCGAGTATAACCAATAA
- a CDS encoding DUF4843 domain-containing protein, with protein MKKSALYLLGTGLLAVAVAGCSEKDIMIYEDETPAVYFEMLAADGTSLRDSLVFSFPITEEPTHQLDLRVRIIGFAADRERTINVGVNAAESTAEAGTHYDLPGSVTIPAGAYETTIPVTLRREGLKDKEVRLVVALQPNADFSLGFTRGHEAILRWGDKYIKPDNWDSTVYRTCWGEFTEKKYSIILSVCGIEELPLPSDISTLGYYNRKVREYLSENPQYEPDGTPISIPVYNGGSGGLG; from the coding sequence ATGAAAAAGAGCGCTTTATATCTTTTGGGAACAGGCCTGCTGGCTGTAGCCGTTGCCGGATGCTCCGAGAAAGACATCATGATCTACGAGGACGAGACGCCGGCCGTCTATTTCGAGATGCTGGCCGCCGACGGAACGAGTTTGCGCGATTCGCTGGTCTTCTCGTTCCCCATCACCGAAGAGCCCACGCACCAACTCGATCTGCGGGTCCGGATCATCGGATTTGCCGCCGATCGGGAGCGTACGATCAATGTGGGGGTCAATGCCGCCGAGAGTACGGCCGAGGCGGGAACCCATTATGACCTGCCCGGATCGGTGACGATCCCGGCCGGAGCCTATGAGACGACGATCCCCGTCACGCTCCGCCGTGAAGGTCTCAAGGACAAGGAGGTCCGCCTGGTTGTGGCCCTGCAGCCCAATGCGGATTTTTCGCTGGGATTTACCCGCGGGCACGAGGCCATTCTGCGCTGGGGCGACAAGTACATCAAGCCCGACAACTGGGACTCGACCGTCTACAGGACCTGTTGGGGTGAATTTACCGAGAAGAAGTACAGCATCATCCTCTCTGTTTGCGGGATCGAGGAGCTGCCGCTTCCGTCGGACATCTCCACGTTGGGTTATTACAACCGCAAGGTCCGGGAGTATCTCTCCGAAAATCCGCAATACGAGCCCGACGGAACGCCGATCTCGATTCCGGTATACAACGGTGGCTCGGGCGGTCTGGGTTGA
- a CDS encoding PKD-like family lipoprotein, which yields MIRKYIWYIWLAAAAVMLSLSGCVKDNGNYDYRTLTPIEIDMGLNSSTVVARQLERLKIEPKVSQGGSDENLTYRWQLKDNLWVPDPALGYFIDSLLSTDRVLDITVDLPARDYHLILYVTDRTNGVTVNEKLSLRVETIAPQGLMVLHEDREGKGDVSMVMNPEVNAGIEGYSDDYVTHAIFSGNNEGLHPEEGAMIVAPRNGGNHIYLFQTGEKGGYRLSVADMKIVGTYQDCFREGIEDPGFEGFALWNGSKEYLVNKGSIYFSDSNTSGIYSQYDVRCFGEPYDAAPYIGGNVTAGASSGVRCCFFDKLSNRFLYIDYQPTVKAFTNSGTAFDPKEPLENETEMVYAQMGYPSNFYLALMQQPGDPSVRKLYAIDMNANWYDTGANAGAGLYDLSAAPEMAQASRFAFGTRGPVIFYETSQKIYRCLYENASAAELLLDVSQEYPGYEVSLLWMFNDNLSNATLYGKLLYVGIWNPTTGDGKLLQYVVSETSGVIESGPKVYDGFGRIVSLGYKWK from the coding sequence ATGATACGCAAATATATCTGGTATATCTGGCTGGCAGCCGCAGCCGTTATGTTGTCCCTGTCGGGCTGTGTGAAGGACAACGGAAATTACGATTATCGCACACTCACGCCGATCGAAATCGACATGGGGTTGAACTCCTCGACGGTGGTGGCCCGCCAGTTGGAGCGACTGAAGATCGAACCGAAGGTCAGTCAGGGCGGAAGCGACGAGAATCTGACCTACCGCTGGCAGCTTAAGGACAACTTGTGGGTTCCGGATCCCGCATTGGGCTATTTCATCGATTCGCTGCTCTCCACCGACCGGGTGCTCGACATCACGGTGGACCTTCCGGCCCGGGACTACCATCTGATCCTCTACGTCACGGACCGTACGAACGGAGTGACGGTGAACGAAAAACTCAGCCTGCGGGTCGAGACCATCGCGCCTCAGGGGCTGATGGTGCTGCACGAGGATCGTGAGGGCAAGGGCGATGTGAGCATGGTGATGAATCCCGAGGTCAATGCCGGCATCGAGGGTTATTCCGATGACTACGTGACGCACGCCATCTTTTCGGGGAACAACGAAGGGCTGCATCCCGAGGAGGGTGCCATGATCGTGGCTCCGCGGAACGGAGGCAATCACATCTATCTCTTCCAGACGGGGGAAAAGGGCGGTTATCGCCTTTCGGTTGCCGATATGAAAATCGTTGGGACCTACCAGGATTGCTTCCGCGAGGGGATCGAGGATCCCGGCTTCGAGGGTTTCGCCCTGTGGAATGGCAGCAAGGAGTATCTGGTCAACAAGGGCTCGATCTACTTCAGCGACAGTAACACGTCTGGGATCTACTCGCAATACGATGTGCGCTGTTTCGGCGAACCCTATGATGCGGCACCCTATATCGGCGGCAATGTGACGGCAGGGGCCTCTTCGGGAGTGCGGTGCTGCTTCTTCGACAAGCTGAGCAATCGCTTCCTCTACATCGACTATCAGCCGACGGTAAAGGCCTTCACCAATTCGGGAACGGCCTTCGATCCGAAAGAACCGCTGGAAAACGAAACCGAGATGGTCTATGCCCAGATGGGTTATCCGAGCAACTTTTACCTTGCTCTCATGCAGCAGCCCGGGGATCCGTCCGTACGGAAGCTCTATGCCATCGACATGAATGCCAACTGGTATGATACGGGGGCCAATGCGGGGGCCGGCCTTTACGACCTGTCGGCCGCTCCGGAGATGGCTCAGGCTTCGCGGTTCGCCTTCGGGACGCGCGGCCCGGTGATCTTCTACGAAACCTCGCAGAAGATCTACCGTTGTCTCTATGAAAATGCCTCGGCGGCCGAACTCCTTCTCGACGTGTCGCAGGAGTATCCGGGTTACGAGGTCTCGCTGCTGTGGATGTTCAACGACAACCTGTCGAATGCGACGCTTTACGGCAAACTCCTCTATGTGGGGATTTGGAACCCGACGACGGGCGACGGAAAACTCCTGCAGTATGTGGTCAGCGAGACCAGCGGTGTGATCGAATCGGGCCCGAAGGTTTACGACGGGTTCGGACGGATCGTCTCGTTGGGTTACAAATGGAAATAG